The following coding sequences are from one Bombus terrestris chromosome 14, iyBomTerr1.2, whole genome shotgun sequence window:
- the LOC100645846 gene encoding ephrin type-B receptor 1-B isoform X5 — MAPFNMAGVAGLLATCAAAAASAAHLLPLLLLLICPRGTHAEQVVLLDTTQEEKLEWTKYPFGAEANTPGWVEESFTNFDKGINWRSYVVCDVAYNNVNNWLWTPFIERGPANRMYIEIQFTTRDCSLFPGNALSCKETFSLLYYEFDVATKEPPPWETDSYKLIGRIAAGEGRFNTNTGVVINTEVKSIPVTKKGVYFAFRDQGACISILAIKVYYISCPEISVNFAHFPATPTGREVALIEQTIGTCVDNAVVIEQPTFLCKGDGKWYLPNGGCHCKPGYQADVEKQACTECAIGKFKHEAGSHSCEACPAHSKSSDYGFTECRCNAGYFRAEKDPKKMPCTQPPSAPQNLTVNFVDQSTVILSWNAPHMLGGRTDTTYRVVCDACSMGVKYIPNTEVFNDTKITITGLNAVTTYRFQVFAENGVSALAGKSEYVDITVTTEASVPSLVSNVRITSVKSSELSISWDAPVTEVGGDSDLVERYEVRCYPRYDDATNATVIQTSELSATFKGLKPSTDYAIQVRAKTTRGWGEYTPIVYKKTPHAMGLDYVGEDDNMQVRIIAGAIVAVVVLLVIIIIMTVLILRSRASDECNKKQPSDCDTLEYRNGEGLVVTYMTTPLFTPAVGVAAASAGGAGGGGARSYVDPHTYEDPNQAVREFAREIDAGYITIEAIIGGGEFGDVCRGKLKLPPDGRTEIDVAIKTLKPGSADKARNDFLTEASIMGQFEHPNVIFLQGVVTKSNPVMIITEFMENGSLDTFLRANDGKFQVLQLVGMLRGIASGMQYLAEMNYVHRDLAARNVLVNAALVCKIADFGLSREIESATEGAYTTRTVYSGKKGGKIPVRWTAPEAIAFRKFTSASDVWSMGIVCWEVMSYGERPYWNWSNQDVIKSIEKGYRLPAPMDCPEAIYQLMLDCWQKERTHRPTFANLTQTLDKLIRSPDTLRKIAQNRIRERGAPPPPPPASSTSSNVHLRKRGTNPLAPDAVDLTQLTSVSEWLASIKMSRYAESFERSGVTTLEAAARVTVQELTALGVTLVGHQKKIMNSVTALRAQMSATSQGFLV; from the exons TGGGTGGAAGAGTCGTTCACGAACTTCGACAAGGGCATCAATTGGCGGAGTTACGTCGTCTGCGACGTAGCGTACAACAACGTGAACAATTGGCTGTGGACGCCGTTCATCGAGAGGGGACCGGCGAACCgcatgtacatagaaatacaaTTCACGACTCGTGACTGCTCGTTGTTCCCCGGAAACGCGCTCAGTTGCAAAGAAACTTTCAGTCTACTTTACTACGAGTTCGACGTGGCTACCAAGGAACCGCCGCCGTGGGAAACGGATAGTTACAAGTTGATCG GACGCATCGCTGCTGGCGAGGGAAGGTTCAACACTAACACCGGGGTGGTTATAAACACGGAGGTCAAGTCCATTCCAGTGACGAAGAAGGGCGTGTACTTTGCGTTCCGCGACCAGGGAGCTTGCATCTCCATCTTGGCCATTAAAGTTTACTACATCAGCTGTCCGGAGATCTCTGTGAACTTTGCACACTTCCCGGCAACGCCAACGGGTCGCGAAGTCGCGTTGATCGAACAAACGATCGGCACTTGCGTGGACAACGCCGTGGTCATCGAACAGCCAACCTTCCTCTGCAAAGGAGATGGCAAATGGTACCTGCCTAACGGTGGATGTCACTGCAAACCTGGCTATCAGGCTGACGTCGAGAAGCAAGCGTGCACCGAGTGCGCGATCGGTAAATTCAAACACGAAGCTGGGTCGCACAGTTGCGAAGCTTGTCCGGCTCACAGCAAATCCTCCGATTACGGATTCACCGAATGTCGATGCAACGCCGGTTATTTTAGGGCCGAGAAAGATCCGAAGAAAATGCCTTGTACAC AACCACCGTCGGCGCCACAAAATTTGACGGTGAACTTCGTTGACCAGTCTACTGTGATTCTGTCGTGGAACGCGCCGCACATGCTGGGCGGCAGAACAGATACGACTTACAGGGTGGTCTGCGATGCCTGTAGTATGGGCGTCAAATACATTCCCAACACC GAAGTTTTCAACGATACGAAGATCACGATAACGGGTCTAAACGCGGTGACCACGTATCGATTCCAAGTATTTGCCGAGAACGGTGTGTCGGCGTTGGCTGGAAAATCCGAGTACGTGGACATCACCGTCACCACAGAAGCTAGCGTACCTAGTTTGGTGAGCAACGTCAGGATTACCAGCGTGAAGAGTTCGGAACTGAGCATTAGTTGGGACGCTCCGGTAACCGAGGTCGGTGGAGACAGCGATCTGGTCGAAAGATACGAAG TGAGGTGTTATCCGCGATACGACGATGCTACCAACGCTACGGTTATACAAACTTCCGAGTTATCCGCGACGTTCAAGGGCCTAAAACCATCGACGGACTACGCGATACAAGTACGAGCGAAGACTACGCGAGGCTGGGGCGAATATACGCCCATAGTTTATAAAAAGACGCCTCATGCTATGGGACTAG ACTACGTCGGAGAAGATGACAATATGCAAGTAAGGATCATAGCAGGAGCTATCGTTGCTGTGGTAGTCCTTCTGGTGATCATCATTATCATGACCGTTCTAATTTTGAGAAG CAGGGCCTCGGACGAATGCAACAAGAAACAGCCCAGTGACTGCGATACCCTGGAGTATAGAAACGGCGAAG GACTAGTTGTGACCTACA TGACCACGCCGCTGTTCACACCTGCAGTGGGAGTTGCTGCCGCGAGTGCGGGAGGTGCTGGTGGCGGAGGTGCAAGGAGTTACGTCGATCCTCATACTTACGAAGATCCGAATCAAGCTGTGAGAGAATTCGCCCGAGAAATCGACGCAGGATACATTACGATAGAAGCTATCATAG GTGGTGGAGAATTTGGCGACGTTTGTCGAGGAAAATTAAAACTACCGCCAGACGGTCGAACGGAGATCGACGTCGCGATCAAGACATTGAAACCAGGCTCCGCCGACAAAGCTCGCAACGACTTCCTCACTGAAGCCTCCATCATGGGTCAGTTCGAGCATCCGAACGTGATATTCCTGCAAGGTGTCGTAACCAAGAGCAATCCAGTGATGATCATCACTGAGTTCATGGAGAACGGTAGCCTGGACACTTTCCTGCGTGCGAACGACGGCAAGTTCCAGGTGCTGCAGCTTGTAGGCATGCTTCGCGGTATAGCGAGCGGCATGCAGTATCTCGCTGAAATGAACTACGTACATCGAGATCTCGCGGCGAGGAACGTGCTCGTGAATGCTGCCCTCGTCTGCAAGATCGCCGATTTCGGGCTTAGCCGGGAGATCGAAAGCGCCACGGAAGGAGCGTACACGACCAGG ACTGTTTACTCCGGCAAAAAGGGTGGAAAGATCCCGGTACGATGGACAGCTCCGGAAGCGATAGCGTTCCGAAAGTTCACCAGCGCTTCCGACGTATGGAGCATGGGCATCGTTTGTTGGGAGGTGATGTCCTACGGCGAAAGACCGTATTGGAACTGGTCTAATCAGGATGTGATAAAGTCGATCGAAAAAGGATACAGGCTTCCAGCACCGATGGATTGTCCGGAAGCGATCTATCAGCTGATGCTCGATTGCTGGCAGAAGGAACGAACCCATCGTCCTACCTTTGCCAATCTCACTCAAACCTTGGACAAATTGATACGAAGCCCGGACACGCTGAGGAAAATCGCCCAGAACAG AATCAGGGAAAGGGGTGCTCCGCCCCCACCCCCACCCGCCTCGTCGACATCCTCCAACGTGCATTTGAGGAAAAG GGGCACCAATCCACTGGCGCCGGACGCGGTGGACTTGACGCAGCTGACCTCGGTCAGCGAGTGGCTGGCTTCCATCAAGATGTCACGGTACGCGGAGAGTTTCGAAAGATCCGGAGTGACTACCTTGGAGGCGGCCGCGCGTGTTACCGTACAAGAGCTGACGGCGCTCGGGGTGACGTTGGTGGGACACCAGAAGAAGATAATGAACAGCGTGACAGCGCTCAGAGCGCAGATGTCGGCCACTTCGCAAGGTTTTCTCGTTTAA
- the LOC100645846 gene encoding ephrin type-B receptor 1-B isoform X17, whose translation MAPFNMAGVAGLLATCAAAAASAAHLLPLLLLLICPRGTHAEQVVLLDTTQEEKLEWTKYPFGAEANTPGWVEESFTNFDKGINWRSYVVCDVAYNNVNNWLWTPFIERGPANRMYIEIQFTTRDCSLFPGNALSCKETFSLLYYEFDVATKEPPPWETDSYKLIGRIAAGEGRFNTNTGVVINTEVKSIPVTKKGVYFAFRDQGACISILAIKVYYISCPEISVNFAHFPATPTGREVALIEQTIGTCVDNAVVIEQPTFLCKGDGKWYLPNGGCHCKPGYQADVEKQACTECAIGKFKHEAGSHSCEACPAHSKSSDYGFTECRCNAGYFRAEKDPKKMPCTQPPSAPQNLTVNFVDQSTVILSWNAPHMLGGRTDTTYRVVCDACSMGVKYIPNTEVFNDTKITITGLNAVTTYRFQVFAENGVSALAGKSEYVDITVTTEASVPSLVSNVRITSVKSSELSISWDAPVTEVGGDSDLVERYEVRCYPRYDDATNATVIQTSELSATFKGLKPSTDYAIQVRAKTTRGWGEYTPIVYKKTPHAMGLDYVGEDDNMQVRIIAGAIVAVVVLLVIIIIMTVLILRRASDECNKKQPSDCDTLEYRNGEVTTPLFTPAVGVAAASAGGAGGGGARSYVDPHTYEDPNQAVREFAREIDAGYITIEAIIGGGEFGDVCRGKLKLPPDGRTEIDVAIKTLKPGSADKARNDFLTEASIMGQFEHPNVIFLQGVVTKSNPVMIITEFMENGSLDTFLRANDGKFQVLQLVGMLRGIASGMQYLAEMNYVHRDLAARNVLVNAALVCKIADFGLSREIESATEGAYTTRGGKIPVRWTAPEAIAFRKFTSASDVWSMGIVCWEVMSYGERPYWNWSNQDVIKSIEKGYRLPAPMDCPEAIYQLMLDCWQKERTHRPTFANLTQTLDKLIRSPDTLRKIAQNRGTNPLAPDAVDLTQLTSVSEWLASIKMSRYAESFERSGVTTLEAAARVTVQELTALGVTLVGHQKKIMNSVTALRAQMSATSQGFLV comes from the exons TGGGTGGAAGAGTCGTTCACGAACTTCGACAAGGGCATCAATTGGCGGAGTTACGTCGTCTGCGACGTAGCGTACAACAACGTGAACAATTGGCTGTGGACGCCGTTCATCGAGAGGGGACCGGCGAACCgcatgtacatagaaatacaaTTCACGACTCGTGACTGCTCGTTGTTCCCCGGAAACGCGCTCAGTTGCAAAGAAACTTTCAGTCTACTTTACTACGAGTTCGACGTGGCTACCAAGGAACCGCCGCCGTGGGAAACGGATAGTTACAAGTTGATCG GACGCATCGCTGCTGGCGAGGGAAGGTTCAACACTAACACCGGGGTGGTTATAAACACGGAGGTCAAGTCCATTCCAGTGACGAAGAAGGGCGTGTACTTTGCGTTCCGCGACCAGGGAGCTTGCATCTCCATCTTGGCCATTAAAGTTTACTACATCAGCTGTCCGGAGATCTCTGTGAACTTTGCACACTTCCCGGCAACGCCAACGGGTCGCGAAGTCGCGTTGATCGAACAAACGATCGGCACTTGCGTGGACAACGCCGTGGTCATCGAACAGCCAACCTTCCTCTGCAAAGGAGATGGCAAATGGTACCTGCCTAACGGTGGATGTCACTGCAAACCTGGCTATCAGGCTGACGTCGAGAAGCAAGCGTGCACCGAGTGCGCGATCGGTAAATTCAAACACGAAGCTGGGTCGCACAGTTGCGAAGCTTGTCCGGCTCACAGCAAATCCTCCGATTACGGATTCACCGAATGTCGATGCAACGCCGGTTATTTTAGGGCCGAGAAAGATCCGAAGAAAATGCCTTGTACAC AACCACCGTCGGCGCCACAAAATTTGACGGTGAACTTCGTTGACCAGTCTACTGTGATTCTGTCGTGGAACGCGCCGCACATGCTGGGCGGCAGAACAGATACGACTTACAGGGTGGTCTGCGATGCCTGTAGTATGGGCGTCAAATACATTCCCAACACC GAAGTTTTCAACGATACGAAGATCACGATAACGGGTCTAAACGCGGTGACCACGTATCGATTCCAAGTATTTGCCGAGAACGGTGTGTCGGCGTTGGCTGGAAAATCCGAGTACGTGGACATCACCGTCACCACAGAAGCTAGCGTACCTAGTTTGGTGAGCAACGTCAGGATTACCAGCGTGAAGAGTTCGGAACTGAGCATTAGTTGGGACGCTCCGGTAACCGAGGTCGGTGGAGACAGCGATCTGGTCGAAAGATACGAAG TGAGGTGTTATCCGCGATACGACGATGCTACCAACGCTACGGTTATACAAACTTCCGAGTTATCCGCGACGTTCAAGGGCCTAAAACCATCGACGGACTACGCGATACAAGTACGAGCGAAGACTACGCGAGGCTGGGGCGAATATACGCCCATAGTTTATAAAAAGACGCCTCATGCTATGGGACTAG ACTACGTCGGAGAAGATGACAATATGCAAGTAAGGATCATAGCAGGAGCTATCGTTGCTGTGGTAGTCCTTCTGGTGATCATCATTATCATGACCGTTCTAATTTTGAGAAG GGCCTCGGACGAATGCAACAAGAAACAGCCCAGTGACTGCGATACCCTGGAGTATAGAAACGGCGAAG TGACCACGCCGCTGTTCACACCTGCAGTGGGAGTTGCTGCCGCGAGTGCGGGAGGTGCTGGTGGCGGAGGTGCAAGGAGTTACGTCGATCCTCATACTTACGAAGATCCGAATCAAGCTGTGAGAGAATTCGCCCGAGAAATCGACGCAGGATACATTACGATAGAAGCTATCATAG GTGGTGGAGAATTTGGCGACGTTTGTCGAGGAAAATTAAAACTACCGCCAGACGGTCGAACGGAGATCGACGTCGCGATCAAGACATTGAAACCAGGCTCCGCCGACAAAGCTCGCAACGACTTCCTCACTGAAGCCTCCATCATGGGTCAGTTCGAGCATCCGAACGTGATATTCCTGCAAGGTGTCGTAACCAAGAGCAATCCAGTGATGATCATCACTGAGTTCATGGAGAACGGTAGCCTGGACACTTTCCTGCGTGCGAACGACGGCAAGTTCCAGGTGCTGCAGCTTGTAGGCATGCTTCGCGGTATAGCGAGCGGCATGCAGTATCTCGCTGAAATGAACTACGTACATCGAGATCTCGCGGCGAGGAACGTGCTCGTGAATGCTGCCCTCGTCTGCAAGATCGCCGATTTCGGGCTTAGCCGGGAGATCGAAAGCGCCACGGAAGGAGCGTACACGACCAGG GGTGGAAAGATCCCGGTACGATGGACAGCTCCGGAAGCGATAGCGTTCCGAAAGTTCACCAGCGCTTCCGACGTATGGAGCATGGGCATCGTTTGTTGGGAGGTGATGTCCTACGGCGAAAGACCGTATTGGAACTGGTCTAATCAGGATGTGATAAAGTCGATCGAAAAAGGATACAGGCTTCCAGCACCGATGGATTGTCCGGAAGCGATCTATCAGCTGATGCTCGATTGCTGGCAGAAGGAACGAACCCATCGTCCTACCTTTGCCAATCTCACTCAAACCTTGGACAAATTGATACGAAGCCCGGACACGCTGAGGAAAATCGCCCAGAACAG GGGCACCAATCCACTGGCGCCGGACGCGGTGGACTTGACGCAGCTGACCTCGGTCAGCGAGTGGCTGGCTTCCATCAAGATGTCACGGTACGCGGAGAGTTTCGAAAGATCCGGAGTGACTACCTTGGAGGCGGCCGCGCGTGTTACCGTACAAGAGCTGACGGCGCTCGGGGTGACGTTGGTGGGACACCAGAAGAAGATAATGAACAGCGTGACAGCGCTCAGAGCGCAGATGTCGGCCACTTCGCAAGGTTTTCTCGTTTAA
- the LOC100645846 gene encoding ephrin type-B receptor 1-B isoform X11, whose amino-acid sequence MAPFNMAGVAGLLATCAAAAASAAHLLPLLLLLICPRGTHAEQVVLLDTTQEEKLEWTKYPFGAEANTPGWVEESFTNFDKGINWRSYVVCDVAYNNVNNWLWTPFIERGPANRMYIEIQFTTRDCSLFPGNALSCKETFSLLYYEFDVATKEPPPWETDSYKLIGRIAAGEGRFNTNTGVVINTEVKSIPVTKKGVYFAFRDQGACISILAIKVYYISCPEISVNFAHFPATPTGREVALIEQTIGTCVDNAVVIEQPTFLCKGDGKWYLPNGGCHCKPGYQADVEKQACTECAIGKFKHEAGSHSCEACPAHSKSSDYGFTECRCNAGYFRAEKDPKKMPCTQPPSAPQNLTVNFVDQSTVILSWNAPHMLGGRTDTTYRVVCDACSMGVKYIPNTEVFNDTKITITGLNAVTTYRFQVFAENGVSALAGKSEYVDITVTTEASVPSLVSNVRITSVKSSELSISWDAPVTEVGGDSDLVERYEVRCYPRYDDATNATVIQTSELSATFKGLKPSTDYAIQVRAKTTRGWGEYTPIVYKKTPHAMGLDYVGEDDNMQVRIIAGAIVAVVVLLVIIIIMTVLILRSRASDECNKKQPSDCDTLEYRNGEGLVVTYMGVAAASAGGAGGGGARSYVDPHTYEDPNQAVREFAREIDAGYITIEAIIGGGEFGDVCRGKLKLPPDGRTEIDVAIKTLKPGSADKARNDFLTEASIMGQFEHPNVIFLQGVVTKSNPVMIITEFMENGSLDTFLRANDGKFQVLQLVGMLRGIASGMQYLAEMNYVHRDLAARNVLVNAALVCKIADFGLSREIESATEGAYTTRTVYSGKKGGKIPVRWTAPEAIAFRKFTSASDVWSMGIVCWEVMSYGERPYWNWSNQDVIKSIEKGYRLPAPMDCPEAIYQLMLDCWQKERTHRPTFANLTQTLDKLIRSPDTLRKIAQNRIRERGAPPPPPPASSTSSNVHLRKRGTNPLAPDAVDLTQLTSVSEWLASIKMSRYAESFERSGVTTLEAAARVTVQELTALGVTLVGHQKKIMNSVTALRAQMSATSQGFLV is encoded by the exons TGGGTGGAAGAGTCGTTCACGAACTTCGACAAGGGCATCAATTGGCGGAGTTACGTCGTCTGCGACGTAGCGTACAACAACGTGAACAATTGGCTGTGGACGCCGTTCATCGAGAGGGGACCGGCGAACCgcatgtacatagaaatacaaTTCACGACTCGTGACTGCTCGTTGTTCCCCGGAAACGCGCTCAGTTGCAAAGAAACTTTCAGTCTACTTTACTACGAGTTCGACGTGGCTACCAAGGAACCGCCGCCGTGGGAAACGGATAGTTACAAGTTGATCG GACGCATCGCTGCTGGCGAGGGAAGGTTCAACACTAACACCGGGGTGGTTATAAACACGGAGGTCAAGTCCATTCCAGTGACGAAGAAGGGCGTGTACTTTGCGTTCCGCGACCAGGGAGCTTGCATCTCCATCTTGGCCATTAAAGTTTACTACATCAGCTGTCCGGAGATCTCTGTGAACTTTGCACACTTCCCGGCAACGCCAACGGGTCGCGAAGTCGCGTTGATCGAACAAACGATCGGCACTTGCGTGGACAACGCCGTGGTCATCGAACAGCCAACCTTCCTCTGCAAAGGAGATGGCAAATGGTACCTGCCTAACGGTGGATGTCACTGCAAACCTGGCTATCAGGCTGACGTCGAGAAGCAAGCGTGCACCGAGTGCGCGATCGGTAAATTCAAACACGAAGCTGGGTCGCACAGTTGCGAAGCTTGTCCGGCTCACAGCAAATCCTCCGATTACGGATTCACCGAATGTCGATGCAACGCCGGTTATTTTAGGGCCGAGAAAGATCCGAAGAAAATGCCTTGTACAC AACCACCGTCGGCGCCACAAAATTTGACGGTGAACTTCGTTGACCAGTCTACTGTGATTCTGTCGTGGAACGCGCCGCACATGCTGGGCGGCAGAACAGATACGACTTACAGGGTGGTCTGCGATGCCTGTAGTATGGGCGTCAAATACATTCCCAACACC GAAGTTTTCAACGATACGAAGATCACGATAACGGGTCTAAACGCGGTGACCACGTATCGATTCCAAGTATTTGCCGAGAACGGTGTGTCGGCGTTGGCTGGAAAATCCGAGTACGTGGACATCACCGTCACCACAGAAGCTAGCGTACCTAGTTTGGTGAGCAACGTCAGGATTACCAGCGTGAAGAGTTCGGAACTGAGCATTAGTTGGGACGCTCCGGTAACCGAGGTCGGTGGAGACAGCGATCTGGTCGAAAGATACGAAG TGAGGTGTTATCCGCGATACGACGATGCTACCAACGCTACGGTTATACAAACTTCCGAGTTATCCGCGACGTTCAAGGGCCTAAAACCATCGACGGACTACGCGATACAAGTACGAGCGAAGACTACGCGAGGCTGGGGCGAATATACGCCCATAGTTTATAAAAAGACGCCTCATGCTATGGGACTAG ACTACGTCGGAGAAGATGACAATATGCAAGTAAGGATCATAGCAGGAGCTATCGTTGCTGTGGTAGTCCTTCTGGTGATCATCATTATCATGACCGTTCTAATTTTGAGAAG CAGGGCCTCGGACGAATGCAACAAGAAACAGCCCAGTGACTGCGATACCCTGGAGTATAGAAACGGCGAAG GACTAGTTGTGACCTACA TGGGAGTTGCTGCCGCGAGTGCGGGAGGTGCTGGTGGCGGAGGTGCAAGGAGTTACGTCGATCCTCATACTTACGAAGATCCGAATCAAGCTGTGAGAGAATTCGCCCGAGAAATCGACGCAGGATACATTACGATAGAAGCTATCATAG GTGGTGGAGAATTTGGCGACGTTTGTCGAGGAAAATTAAAACTACCGCCAGACGGTCGAACGGAGATCGACGTCGCGATCAAGACATTGAAACCAGGCTCCGCCGACAAAGCTCGCAACGACTTCCTCACTGAAGCCTCCATCATGGGTCAGTTCGAGCATCCGAACGTGATATTCCTGCAAGGTGTCGTAACCAAGAGCAATCCAGTGATGATCATCACTGAGTTCATGGAGAACGGTAGCCTGGACACTTTCCTGCGTGCGAACGACGGCAAGTTCCAGGTGCTGCAGCTTGTAGGCATGCTTCGCGGTATAGCGAGCGGCATGCAGTATCTCGCTGAAATGAACTACGTACATCGAGATCTCGCGGCGAGGAACGTGCTCGTGAATGCTGCCCTCGTCTGCAAGATCGCCGATTTCGGGCTTAGCCGGGAGATCGAAAGCGCCACGGAAGGAGCGTACACGACCAGG ACTGTTTACTCCGGCAAAAAGGGTGGAAAGATCCCGGTACGATGGACAGCTCCGGAAGCGATAGCGTTCCGAAAGTTCACCAGCGCTTCCGACGTATGGAGCATGGGCATCGTTTGTTGGGAGGTGATGTCCTACGGCGAAAGACCGTATTGGAACTGGTCTAATCAGGATGTGATAAAGTCGATCGAAAAAGGATACAGGCTTCCAGCACCGATGGATTGTCCGGAAGCGATCTATCAGCTGATGCTCGATTGCTGGCAGAAGGAACGAACCCATCGTCCTACCTTTGCCAATCTCACTCAAACCTTGGACAAATTGATACGAAGCCCGGACACGCTGAGGAAAATCGCCCAGAACAG AATCAGGGAAAGGGGTGCTCCGCCCCCACCCCCACCCGCCTCGTCGACATCCTCCAACGTGCATTTGAGGAAAAG GGGCACCAATCCACTGGCGCCGGACGCGGTGGACTTGACGCAGCTGACCTCGGTCAGCGAGTGGCTGGCTTCCATCAAGATGTCACGGTACGCGGAGAGTTTCGAAAGATCCGGAGTGACTACCTTGGAGGCGGCCGCGCGTGTTACCGTACAAGAGCTGACGGCGCTCGGGGTGACGTTGGTGGGACACCAGAAGAAGATAATGAACAGCGTGACAGCGCTCAGAGCGCAGATGTCGGCCACTTCGCAAGGTTTTCTCGTTTAA